The Methanoculleus marisnigri JR1 genome window below encodes:
- a CDS encoding SDR family oxidoreductase has protein sequence MRLENKVAIVTGASSGMGAAIAERFAEEGASVVVIARRKERLQSLVDRIAAGGGKAIAVAGDVTRDEDVENVVKTTVREFGKLDIVVNNAGLLDRFVPVAELDDDLWNAVIDVNLTGPMRMFRAAIPEMEKAGGGSFVTIASVGGLQGSRAGPAYTASKHGVIGLAKNVAYMYAKKGIRSNIIAPGAVRTEIGAGQEANEGGAAVCMAGMGTNPRMGEAEEIASVALFLVSDEAGFVNGATVVADAGWTAY, from the coding sequence ATGAGACTGGAAAATAAGGTTGCCATCGTCACCGGGGCAAGCTCCGGGATGGGAGCCGCAATCGCAGAACGTTTTGCAGAGGAAGGCGCTTCCGTCGTCGTGATTGCGCGGCGGAAAGAGCGGCTGCAGAGTCTTGTCGACCGGATCGCCGCCGGCGGCGGAAAGGCCATCGCCGTTGCCGGAGACGTGACCCGTGATGAGGATGTCGAGAACGTGGTGAAGACGACCGTCCGGGAGTTCGGCAAACTCGACATCGTCGTCAACAACGCCGGGCTGCTGGATCGGTTCGTTCCGGTTGCCGAGCTCGACGACGATCTCTGGAACGCGGTCATCGACGTCAACCTGACGGGGCCGATGCGGATGTTCCGCGCCGCGATCCCGGAGATGGAGAAGGCCGGCGGCGGCTCGTTCGTCACCATCGCATCAGTCGGCGGGCTCCAGGGATCCCGTGCCGGGCCGGCGTATACGGCGTCGAAACACGGCGTGATCGGCCTCGCGAAGAACGTTGCATACATGTATGCGAAAAAAGGCATCCGGTCGAACATCATCGCCCCCGGCGCCGTCAGGACAGAGATTGGCGCCGGCCAGGAAGCAAACGAGGGAGGTGCGGCCGTATGTATGGCGGGTATGGGCACCAACCCGCGAATGGGGGAGGCCGAAGAGATTGCATCAGTGGCCCTCTTTCTCGTCTCGGATGAGGCTGGCTTCGTGAACGGGGCGACGGTAGTCGCCGATGCCGGCTGGACTGCTTACTGA
- a CDS encoding SDR family NAD(P)-dependent oxidoreductase, translated as MGRMENKVCVITGSTSGIGEACAKDMAAEGGKVVVSGRNEKEGARIVNEIKEAGGEVIFIRADVTVEDDVRNLVAKTVEAFGRLDVFVANSGVGSLGDPHEVETEEWDRVLDVNLKGIFLCDKYAVQQMLKQGQGGAIVNTGSIHSFVAKQGVTAYGAAKGGVAMLTRTLGTSYAAQGIRANFVAPGYIDTPLLAALPREAYEELKKLHPIGRLGRPMEVAKAVTFLASDDASNITGTSLLVDGGYTAV; from the coding sequence ATGGGAAGAATGGAAAACAAAGTTTGTGTTATCACCGGATCCACCAGCGGTATCGGTGAAGCCTGCGCGAAGGACATGGCAGCCGAGGGCGGCAAGGTCGTTGTCTCCGGCCGGAACGAGAAAGAGGGCGCCAGGATCGTTAACGAGATAAAAGAAGCGGGTGGAGAGGTGATATTCATCCGGGCGGACGTCACCGTCGAAGACGATGTCAGGAACCTCGTCGCGAAGACCGTCGAGGCCTTCGGGAGACTGGACGTCTTCGTCGCCAACTCCGGCGTCGGCAGCCTGGGCGACCCTCACGAAGTAGAGACGGAAGAATGGGACAGGGTTCTTGACGTGAACCTGAAGGGAATCTTCCTCTGTGACAAGTACGCTGTCCAGCAGATGTTGAAACAGGGTCAGGGAGGGGCCATCGTGAATACCGGATCCATACATAGTTTTGTCGCCAAGCAGGGCGTCACAGCATACGGCGCCGCCAAAGGGGGCGTCGCGATGCTGACCCGGACGCTCGGCACCAGTTACGCGGCGCAGGGGATCCGTGCGAATTTTGTTGCACCCGGGTATATAGACACGCCCCTGCTCGCGGCCCTTCCGCGGGAAGCCTACGAGGAACTGAAAAAACTGCACCCGATCGGGCGCCTGGGCCGGCCGATGGAGGTCGCGAAGGCCGTCACGTTCCTGGCGAGCGATGATGCGTCGAACATAACCGGAACCAGCCTGCTCGTCGACGGCGGGTACACTGCAGTGTAG
- the pfkA gene encoding 6-phosphofructokinase produces MKRIGILTSGGDAPGMNACIRAAVRTALANDLAVVGIRRGYTGLIAGDAVPLDRSAIRNTIHLGGTILETSRNQDFYTREGRLRAAAAIDRMGLDGIVLIGGEGTFHGASLLAADADTAALVGVPASIDNDVYGTDYCIGFDTAANCAVEAIDRIRDTARSHDRLFFIEVMGRTAGFLALESGIAGGAEELVIPEEEVSVARISDRIERGFTIGKKSAIVVVAEGKTPGISFSIAREVGERLNFESRVVVLGHLQRGGPPTLRDRVLGSLLGFAAVEALMEGRSGCMVGEIGGNLTYTPLEETWQKKKPLDKDLRRIFPFLSE; encoded by the coding sequence ATGAAGCGCATCGGTATCCTGACGAGCGGGGGCGATGCTCCCGGAATGAACGCCTGCATCCGGGCGGCGGTGCGCACCGCGCTCGCGAACGACCTTGCCGTCGTCGGGATACGCCGGGGGTATACCGGGCTCATTGCCGGCGACGCGGTGCCGCTCGACCGCTCGGCGATCCGTAACACCATCCACCTGGGCGGCACCATCCTCGAGACCTCCCGGAACCAGGACTTTTACACCCGGGAAGGCCGGCTTCGGGCGGCCGCGGCCATCGACCGGATGGGGCTTGACGGCATCGTCCTGATCGGCGGCGAGGGAACGTTTCACGGCGCAAGCCTGCTTGCTGCGGATGCGGATACGGCGGCGCTCGTGGGGGTCCCGGCGAGCATCGATAACGACGTTTACGGGACCGACTACTGCATCGGGTTCGATACGGCGGCGAACTGTGCGGTCGAGGCGATCGACCGCATCCGCGATACCGCCCGGTCGCACGACCGCCTCTTCTTCATCGAGGTGATGGGGCGGACGGCCGGGTTCCTGGCGCTCGAGAGCGGCATCGCCGGCGGCGCCGAGGAACTGGTCATCCCGGAAGAAGAGGTCTCGGTCGCCCGGATCAGCGATCGCATCGAGAGGGGGTTTACCATCGGCAAAAAGAGCGCGATCGTGGTGGTGGCGGAGGGAAAGACGCCGGGAATCTCTTTTTCGATCGCACGGGAGGTCGGCGAGCGCCTCAACTTCGAATCCCGCGTCGTCGTCCTCGGCCACCTCCAGCGGGGCGGGCCGCCGACGCTGCGCGACCGGGTGCTCGGGAGCCTCCTCGGTTTTGCCGCCGTCGAGGCGCTGATGGAGGGCCGGAGCGGGTGCATGGTGGGAGAGATCGGCGGGAACCTCACGTACACTCCGCTTGAGGAAACCTGGCAGAAAAAGAAACCGCTCGATAAGGACCTGCGGCGGATATTCCCGTTCCTCTCGGAGTAG
- a CDS encoding phosphoglycerate kinase, with protein MQNVIPRQKKTVQEIDVRGKRVLVRADFNVPLDEEGAIADDTRIRASLPTINYLCERGARVILCSHLDRPKGEIVERLRLALVANRLSALLGRPVVALRDCIGPEVESAVAAMSDGDIVLLENLRFHPEERADDPSFSEKLADLAEVYVNDAFGASHRSHASVVGVPQHLPAVAGLLLEREVSAFTRILQDPERPFAAVIGGAKVSDKLGVLDNVISRVDLLLIGGGMAATFLASRGYPTGASHVETDRLDDVRRVEENAAKRGVRLVLPRDVVVAERPETGAPTRVVPATEVPDGQVIADIGPEAADEFSRELGGARTVVWNGPVGVFEVPEFAEGTRRVAAALANLRGTTVIGGGSTTDAVQRFGLADEMTHVSTGGGAALAMLAGKPLPGFEALDDAGTP; from the coding sequence ATGCAGAACGTGATACCAAGACAGAAGAAGACAGTCCAGGAGATCGACGTGCGGGGCAAACGGGTGCTCGTCCGTGCCGACTTCAACGTGCCGCTCGATGAGGAAGGGGCAATCGCCGACGACACCCGTATTCGGGCCAGCCTGCCGACGATAAATTACCTCTGCGAGCGAGGGGCGCGGGTCATCCTCTGCTCCCACCTGGATCGGCCGAAAGGCGAGATCGTTGAGCGGTTACGCCTCGCCCTCGTGGCAAACCGGCTCTCCGCGCTGCTCGGCCGGCCGGTCGTCGCGCTCCGGGACTGCATCGGGCCGGAGGTGGAGAGCGCGGTCGCGGCGATGAGCGACGGGGATATCGTTCTCCTCGAGAACCTCAGGTTCCACCCGGAGGAGCGGGCTGACGACCCCTCTTTTTCAGAAAAACTCGCCGACCTTGCCGAGGTCTACGTCAACGACGCCTTCGGGGCCTCTCACCGGTCCCACGCATCGGTCGTGGGCGTCCCACAGCACCTGCCGGCGGTGGCAGGGCTCCTCCTGGAGCGAGAGGTCAGCGCGTTTACGCGCATCCTGCAGGATCCCGAACGGCCGTTTGCCGCGGTGATCGGGGGGGCAAAGGTGAGCGACAAACTGGGGGTCCTCGATAACGTCATCTCCCGGGTGGACCTCCTTCTCATCGGGGGAGGCATGGCGGCGACGTTTCTTGCGAGCCGGGGCTACCCGACCGGCGCGTCGCACGTCGAGACCGATCGCCTGGACGACGTCAGAAGGGTCGAGGAGAACGCTGCGAAACGTGGCGTCCGCCTCGTCCTGCCCCGGGACGTCGTCGTCGCGGAGAGGCCGGAAACGGGCGCCCCGACCCGGGTTGTGCCCGCGACGGAGGTCCCGGACGGCCAGGTCATCGCCGATATCGGGCCGGAGGCTGCCGACGAGTTCTCCCGGGAACTCGGCGGTGCGCGAACCGTCGTCTGGAACGGCCCCGTGGGGGTCTTCGAGGTCCCGGAGTTTGCGGAAGGGACCCGCCGGGTCGCCGCGGCCCTCGCCAACCTTCGCGGCACCACGGTCATCGGCGGCGGTTCGACCACGGATGCGGTGCAACGGTTCGGACTTGCCGACGAGATGACCCACGTCTCGACGGGCGGGGGAGCCGCCCTCGCCATGCTTGCGGGTAAGCCGCTCCCGGGTTTTGAGGCGCTCGACGATGCAGGGACACCATGA
- a CDS encoding PRC-barrel domain-containing protein, with translation MRGTATEMQTRSIIRGKDIEDYSVRNPQGEDLGTIKDVVIDTGEGCIAYAALSFGGLMGLGDKLFAVPWEALQYNATDDTFVLDVPKERLENAPGFDKDNWPTTAERTWLTGMYSHYGYTPYWERRMEQ, from the coding sequence ATGAGAGGAACTGCTACAGAGATGCAGACACGGAGCATTATCCGGGGGAAGGATATTGAGGATTATTCGGTCAGGAACCCGCAGGGCGAAGATCTCGGGACGATCAAGGACGTCGTGATCGATACAGGCGAAGGCTGCATCGCCTATGCCGCCCTCTCGTTCGGGGGGCTCATGGGGCTCGGCGACAAACTCTTCGCCGTCCCCTGGGAGGCCCTGCAGTACAACGCGACCGACGACACCTTCGTCCTTGACGTGCCAAAAGAGCGGCTGGAGAATGCGCCGGGCTTCGACAAGGACAACTGGCCGACGACCGCCGAACGCACCTGGCTCACCGGGATGTACAGCCACTACGGCTACACGCCCTACTGGGAACGCCGCATGGAGCAGTGA
- a CDS encoding ChaB family protein, with translation MPKYGRNEDLPLPVREALPEHGQDIYREAFNSAWEQYADPSERRNPETSREEVAHKVAWAAVEHVYEKGPGGEWRQKEEAKH, from the coding sequence ATGCCGAAGTACGGACGGAACGAAGACCTGCCGCTACCGGTGAGAGAGGCGCTTCCCGAGCACGGCCAGGATATCTACCGCGAAGCGTTCAACAGCGCCTGGGAGCAGTACGCCGATCCCTCGGAGCGGCGAAACCCGGAAACGTCACGCGAGGAGGTTGCCCACAAGGTCGCCTGGGCGGCGGTGGAGCACGTCTACGAGAAGGGGCCGGGCGGTGAATGGCGACAAAAAGAGGAGGCGAAGCATTAG
- a CDS encoding TIGR04013 family B12-binding domain/radical SAM domain-containing protein: MKIYWRHIPQANNSFAALAAACEVHGYDLEATDGPLPDITIYSINSINERIYRDEIVGADCITIVGGPHASACYREVAEYADYVVVGEGEYTLPALLSAIEEGRDPPPGVATAAGYTPARHTVLLDGYPPFSRIKGFVEITRGCPFSCGYCQTPRLFGRCMRHRSIDEIVRYASRYRDIRFVTPNAFAYGSDGVHLRLDKVERLLRSLKGRVYFGTFPGEVRPECISQQSVELVLDTCANTRLHFGAQSGSDRVLRHLHRGHTVEDVVRAFDLCREHGLVPVVDFILGLPFESDDDQRATLDLVKMVTRGGKAHIHYFMPLPGTPLQNARPRPLLPETKKVLGKLALDGRITGSWMDHEIRFFRRTSHL; the protein is encoded by the coding sequence ATGAAAATCTACTGGCGACACATCCCCCAGGCGAACAACTCCTTCGCCGCGCTCGCTGCCGCGTGCGAGGTGCACGGATACGACCTCGAGGCGACGGACGGGCCGCTCCCCGACATCACCATCTACAGTATAAACTCCATCAACGAGCGTATCTACCGCGACGAGATCGTGGGAGCCGACTGCATAACGATCGTCGGCGGCCCCCATGCCTCCGCCTGCTACCGCGAGGTGGCGGAGTATGCCGACTACGTCGTCGTCGGGGAGGGGGAGTACACCCTCCCGGCGCTTCTCTCCGCCATCGAGGAAGGGAGAGATCCGCCTCCCGGGGTCGCCACCGCCGCCGGTTACACGCCCGCCCGCCACACCGTCCTCCTCGACGGCTACCCGCCGTTCTCCCGGATCAAGGGGTTCGTCGAGATCACCCGGGGATGCCCGTTCTCCTGCGGCTACTGCCAGACGCCGCGCCTCTTCGGGCGGTGCATGCGCCACCGCTCCATCGACGAGATCGTCCGTTACGCCTCGCGCTACCGGGATATCCGGTTCGTCACCCCGAACGCGTTCGCCTACGGCTCCGACGGCGTTCATCTCCGTCTCGACAAAGTCGAGCGTCTCCTCCGGAGCCTCAAAGGCCGGGTCTACTTCGGCACCTTCCCCGGCGAGGTGCGCCCGGAGTGCATCTCGCAACAGTCGGTCGAACTCGTCCTCGACACCTGCGCCAACACCCGCCTGCACTTCGGGGCGCAGTCGGGAAGCGACCGTGTGCTGCGCCACCTGCACCGCGGGCATACCGTCGAGGACGTCGTCCGTGCCTTCGACCTCTGCCGGGAGCACGGCCTCGTCCCGGTCGTCGACTTCATCCTCGGACTGCCGTTCGAGAGCGACGACGATCAGCGCGCGACGCTCGACCTTGTGAAGATGGTCACCCGGGGCGGGAAGGCGCACATCCACTACTTCATGCCGCTACCCGGGACTCCTCTCCAGAATGCACGCCCCCGTCCGCTCCTCCCCGAGACAAAAAAGGTTCTCGGGAAACTGGCGCTCGACGGCAGAATAACCGGCTCGTGGATGGATCATGAGATAAGGTTTTTTAGACGCACTTCTCATCTATAG
- a CDS encoding metallophosphoesterase family protein gives MTDVLLLADLHGNFGKLDAFLSYDYDAVIIAGDITNFGPLEPVDSVLSNFEVPCFAIPGNCDPREIVDVLERSDAVCLHNSWIALGKITLAGLGGSNKTPFDTPFELTEEEIDKELTRITNHMDKNVHNVLLCHAPPYEALDTVEDNHVGSQSIRKHMARFDLVCCAHIHEARGITEVDGVKVVNPGPASEGYGAIIRFGKEPKDIHIELIAV, from the coding sequence ATGACGGATGTGCTACTCCTAGCAGATCTGCACGGTAACTTCGGAAAGCTTGACGCTTTTCTCAGCTACGACTACGATGCAGTCATCATTGCAGGCGACATCACCAATTTCGGTCCACTTGAGCCTGTAGATTCGGTACTCTCCAACTTCGAGGTGCCGTGTTTCGCAATCCCCGGAAACTGCGACCCCCGCGAGATCGTCGACGTGCTCGAACGCTCGGATGCGGTCTGCCTGCACAACTCGTGGATCGCGCTCGGCAAGATCACGCTTGCGGGTCTTGGCGGTTCGAACAAGACTCCGTTCGACACGCCGTTCGAGTTGACGGAGGAGGAGATCGATAAAGAACTCACCCGGATAACCAATCACATGGACAAAAACGTCCACAACGTCCTGCTCTGCCACGCCCCGCCGTACGAGGCGCTTGATACCGTCGAGGATAACCACGTCGGCAGCCAGAGCATCCGAAAGCACATGGCCCGGTTCGATCTGGTCTGCTGTGCCCACATCCACGAGGCACGGGGCATCACCGAGGTCGACGGCGTCAAGGTCGTCAACCCCGGACCTGCTTCAGAAGGTTACGGCGCTATCATCCGTTTCGGGAAGGAGCCCAAAGATATCCATATAGAACTTATTGCTGTTTAA
- the cyaB gene encoding class IV adenylate cyclase translates to MLEVEAKFAVGDLESVRAGLDRKEVRMEKRQQERDVYYNAPHRDFGETDEALRVRYDDTGVTVTYKGPKIRVGSAKAREEFNLAVADGETLEEILSRLGFRRAATVSKMREFYEMGDVTVTLDDVEGLGTFAEIEILTEKDKEDAAGRIGAIAKELGVDGPPIYTSYLEMLLFKQQ, encoded by the coding sequence ATGCTCGAAGTAGAAGCGAAATTTGCGGTCGGAGACCTGGAGAGCGTCAGGGCCGGGCTCGACCGGAAGGAAGTGCGGATGGAAAAAAGGCAACAGGAACGCGACGTCTACTACAACGCCCCCCACCGTGATTTCGGAGAGACGGACGAGGCATTAAGGGTCAGGTACGACGACACCGGGGTCACCGTGACCTACAAAGGCCCGAAGATCCGGGTCGGGAGCGCGAAGGCCCGCGAGGAGTTCAACCTCGCGGTCGCCGACGGAGAGACGCTCGAGGAGATCCTCTCCCGTCTCGGTTTCCGGCGTGCCGCCACTGTCTCGAAGATGCGGGAGTTCTACGAGATGGGGGACGTGACGGTCACGCTCGACGACGTCGAGGGGCTCGGGACGTTCGCCGAGATCGAGATCCTGACAGAAAAGGACAAAGAGGATGCCGCCGGCCGGATCGGGGCGATTGCAAAAGAATTGGGTGTAGACGGCCCACCGATCTACACCTCGTATCTGGAGATGCTGCTATTTAAACAGCAATAA
- a CDS encoding AAA family ATPase, protein MDEIQQQAGGVSYAPSPPEEFCGRREELERISAVLSAVGEHGQTVMISGPPGIGKSSLLNRLAYEVQERPGGQQSPVLRAEVFDLPGMIFSAFRELLNDLRRSSASAGFGALFDAESMKEATRYADDVFEKYAAPVEPVGLLPKAGEEIVGVFARSPEVGYDRVYQAFEELLRELGRQMRMAGHVAAVLLDDVHLASNHDRRLLRDVVHDLPPGILLAFTCRTEDGAGSGYATMQEEIRDLGIHEVQLSGMQRHEIRELGERRFHLSIEDAAAGLLEESAGDPFRLIACFNALRNRGLAPSRENVAEVIAGATDPAGLVFAVLPEAMKAWTEGLCILNPPFPVPIMACMLDLQGAGVTAMANRLQESGMFRKLPDGEYAFAHPLLQGHCRRELPEDARVALNARAADCFERSMHRLPGRLYVLLSLAGHLFHAREYGKAADLNLEIGLRFHHREDHDTALMLTERAALSAERLGDDALLAAAERQRDLIRQKTSGPPGVGR, encoded by the coding sequence ATGGACGAGATACAGCAGCAGGCCGGCGGGGTCTCGTACGCCCCCTCTCCTCCGGAGGAGTTCTGCGGCAGACGGGAGGAACTTGAGCGGATTTCCGCCGTTCTCTCGGCGGTGGGCGAGCACGGGCAGACGGTGATGATCTCCGGGCCGCCGGGCATCGGGAAGAGTTCGCTCCTGAACAGGCTCGCATACGAGGTGCAGGAACGCCCCGGCGGACAGCAGTCTCCTGTCCTCAGGGCGGAGGTCTTCGACCTCCCGGGGATGATCTTCTCTGCGTTCCGCGAGTTGTTGAACGACCTTCGGCGATCCTCGGCATCCGCAGGGTTTGGGGCCCTCTTTGATGCCGAGAGCATGAAAGAGGCTACCCGGTACGCCGACGACGTCTTCGAAAAATATGCCGCTCCGGTAGAGCCGGTCGGCCTGCTCCCGAAGGCCGGCGAGGAGATCGTCGGCGTCTTCGCCCGGTCACCCGAGGTCGGATACGACCGCGTATACCAGGCGTTCGAGGAACTGCTCAGGGAGCTCGGGAGACAGATGCGTATGGCCGGCCACGTTGCGGCGGTTCTCCTGGACGACGTTCATCTCGCCTCGAACCACGACCGGCGTCTCCTCCGGGACGTTGTGCACGACCTCCCGCCCGGCATCCTCCTCGCCTTCACCTGCCGGACGGAAGATGGCGCCGGTTCCGGATACGCGACGATGCAGGAGGAGATCCGGGATCTCGGCATCCACGAAGTGCAGTTATCCGGGATGCAGCGGCACGAGATCCGGGAACTCGGGGAGAGGCGGTTTCACCTCTCCATCGAGGATGCCGCCGCCGGCCTCCTCGAAGAGAGTGCAGGCGACCCGTTCCGTCTAATAGCCTGCTTCAACGCCCTGCGCAACCGGGGACTCGCACCGTCCCGGGAAAACGTCGCGGAAGTCATCGCCGGGGCAACAGATCCCGCGGGGCTTGTCTTTGCCGTGCTCCCCGAAGCCATGAAGGCATGGACGGAGGGACTCTGCATCTTAAACCCCCCGTTCCCCGTACCGATCATGGCCTGCATGCTCGACCTCCAGGGGGCGGGCGTGACGGCGATGGCAAACCGGCTGCAGGAGAGCGGCATGTTCCGAAAGCTTCCGGACGGTGAGTACGCCTTCGCGCACCCCCTCCTGCAGGGGCACTGCAGGCGGGAACTCCCGGAAGACGCACGAGTTGCGCTCAACGCCCGTGCGGCGGATTGCTTCGAGCGCTCCATGCACCGCCTCCCCGGCAGGCTGTACGTCCTTCTCTCGCTTGCCGGTCACCTCTTCCACGCGCGCGAGTACGGGAAAGCCGCCGACCTGAACCTGGAGATCGGGCTCCGGTTCCACCATCGCGAGGACCACGATACCGCCCTGATGCTCACGGAGCGGGCGGCGCTCTCCGCGGAACGGCTCGGAGACGACGCGCTCCTCGCCGCCGCAGAACGGCAGAGAGACCTGATCCGGCAGAAAACCTCCGGCCCGCCCGGGGTCGGGCGGTGA
- a CDS encoding peptidylprolyl isomerase encodes MALQEGDFIRLRYTGRVGESIFDTTDEENAKEEGIYNPRAEYGPVTVRLGSHHIIVGLEDELIGKEVGAEGEVDVPPEKGFGAHEDGAVKSVPVTQFREKPQRGMRIEVEGREGVVVDVIGRRAVVDFNHPLAGKTLNYSYAILEKVEEPVEQIKGLIKLFSGRADIGVTIADGTAELELPPAITYDRRWMVWRGTLVREIFENYSDVNDVVMKETISRPAEPEAAPEVVEAEEPAEPAETEETKESEE; translated from the coding sequence ATGGCACTTCAGGAAGGAGATTTTATCAGGCTCAGGTACACCGGCCGTGTCGGTGAGAGTATCTTCGATACCACGGATGAGGAGAACGCAAAGGAAGAGGGGATCTACAACCCGCGGGCGGAGTACGGTCCTGTCACCGTCCGCCTGGGGAGCCACCACATCATCGTCGGCCTTGAGGACGAGCTGATTGGCAAAGAGGTAGGCGCCGAGGGCGAGGTCGACGTCCCGCCCGAGAAAGGGTTCGGGGCGCACGAGGATGGGGCCGTAAAGTCCGTCCCGGTCACGCAGTTCCGCGAGAAGCCGCAGAGGGGGATGCGGATCGAGGTCGAGGGCCGCGAGGGCGTCGTCGTCGACGTCATCGGAAGGCGTGCGGTCGTCGACTTCAACCACCCGCTTGCCGGGAAGACCCTGAACTACTCCTACGCGATCCTCGAGAAGGTCGAGGAGCCGGTGGAGCAGATCAAGGGTCTCATCAAGCTCTTCTCGGGCAGAGCCGATATCGGCGTCACCATCGCCGACGGCACGGCCGAGCTGGAGCTCCCTCCCGCGATCACCTACGACCGGCGGTGGATGGTCTGGCGGGGCACCCTCGTCCGCGAGATATTCGAGAACTACTCCGACGTCAACGACGTCGTCATGAAGGAGACGATCTCCCGCCCGGCCGAGCCGGAGGCGGCGCCTGAGGTCGTTGAGGCCGAAGAGCCCGCCGAACCCGCCGAGACCGAAGAGACGAAAGAGTCCGAGGAGTAA